A genome region from Streptomyces sp. NBC_01296 includes the following:
- a CDS encoding RES domain-containing protein, with protein MPQYYRVCVYDASARPGQNGHPLYRWPAQGYGRIDDPVGEYLVLYLADTPQGAVAETLGRYQSWARAVLAPPPKAPPGSVLALATYAGDPAVCDLDDGPRLVELGLRPSNVITRDRAVTQSWARALFERPDGKGGREFSGASWWSYYKPEWSSIGLWDLNLSVEDIEPLELKHPSVVEAADELNKLIS; from the coding sequence ATGCCCCAGTACTATCGCGTCTGCGTGTATGACGCTTCCGCTCGGCCAGGACAGAATGGGCATCCACTCTACCGGTGGCCAGCGCAGGGTTATGGTCGTATTGACGATCCAGTGGGTGAGTACTTGGTTTTGTATCTCGCCGATACACCTCAAGGTGCGGTCGCGGAGACGCTGGGTCGTTACCAAAGTTGGGCACGTGCAGTGCTTGCCCCGCCCCCCAAGGCGCCACCTGGAAGTGTGCTGGCCCTTGCGACGTACGCGGGTGACCCCGCTGTATGTGACCTTGACGACGGGCCTCGACTTGTGGAATTGGGGCTGCGGCCATCAAATGTGATCACGCGAGATCGCGCCGTGACCCAGTCGTGGGCCCGTGCCCTGTTTGAGCGTCCCGACGGAAAAGGCGGCAGGGAATTCTCAGGCGCTTCATGGTGGTCTTATTACAAACCTGAGTGGTCCTCTATCGGCCTTTGGGATCTGAATTTGTCGGTGGAAGACATTGAGCCGCTCGAATTGAAACATCCCTCTGTGGTGGAGGCGGCAGATGAATTGAATAAGCTCATCAGCTGA
- a CDS encoding GFA family protein, which produces MNATSDTTGATRSGGCHPDCGRIRFEAKGDPDYPHTCSCRDCKKRGGAPMMSWVAFPLDGFEWTGEGGEPTWYDTYPGKTRRGFCGTCGTHIAAYDYGDAWMGVTIPALDEPDGEGLTPVNQSCRGEAVPWLGQVEDTQHSTVG; this is translated from the coding sequence TTGAACGCCACCTCCGACACAACCGGCGCGACCCGTTCCGGTGGGTGCCACCCGGACTGCGGTCGGATCCGGTTCGAAGCGAAGGGGGACCCGGACTACCCCCACACCTGTAGCTGTCGGGACTGCAAGAAGCGCGGCGGGGCGCCGATGATGTCGTGGGTGGCGTTCCCCCTCGACGGATTCGAGTGGACCGGGGAGGGAGGCGAGCCGACCTGGTACGACACGTACCCGGGTAAGACCCGGCGGGGATTCTGCGGCACGTGCGGCACCCATATCGCGGCGTACGACTACGGAGACGCCTGGATGGGCGTCACCATTCCGGCGCTCGACGAGCCCGACGGCGAGGGTCTCACTCCCGTCAACCAGTCCTGCCGCGGCGAGGCGGTGCCCTGGCTGGGCCAAGTCGAGGACACGCAGCACAGCACCGTCGGCTAA
- a CDS encoding S66 peptidase family protein: MSTTPRLAAPVSQGDRIGIVTVSAPEPAALPDDFSRGVQALTGLGFEVVVGAHATGRSGYRAGTTDELLDDFHQMIADPSIAAVVCAGGGRNSNRLLSGLDLPLIAANPKLIVGVRDPSLLLNAITSRTGLVTLHGPSVMWDFGDPESPCETAEHFAEMLAGQSAAARIDAPLTWTRPGSAEGHLIAGCLSSLRCLLGRPWEPRWDGAILAVEDAFKPTDVLDQAFTHLRDVGVLDKIAGLIVGESVGCEATAGITVTAMVDELCREYAWPFAHGLPYGHTPRKYTLPIGATLRVDSAAEHPLTFVSPWVSAA; this comes from the coding sequence ATGAGTACGACACCCCGCCTCGCGGCGCCCGTGTCCCAGGGTGACCGGATCGGCATCGTCACCGTCTCCGCCCCGGAGCCCGCCGCCCTTCCGGACGACTTCTCCCGCGGCGTCCAGGCGCTTACCGGGCTCGGTTTCGAAGTCGTCGTGGGCGCCCACGCCACCGGCCGGTCCGGATACCGCGCCGGCACCACCGACGAGCTCCTGGACGACTTCCACCAGATGATCGCCGACCCATCGATCGCCGCCGTGGTCTGCGCGGGCGGCGGAAGGAACTCCAACCGTCTCCTGTCCGGACTCGACCTCCCCTTGATTGCCGCCAACCCGAAGCTGATCGTCGGCGTGAGAGATCCCAGCCTCCTCCTCAACGCGATCACCTCGCGAACCGGCCTCGTCACCCTCCACGGGCCCTCGGTGATGTGGGACTTCGGGGACCCGGAGTCGCCATGCGAGACGGCCGAGCACTTCGCCGAGATGCTCGCCGGCCAGAGTGCCGCCGCCCGGATCGACGCACCCCTGACCTGGACCCGACCGGGCTCCGCCGAAGGCCACTTGATCGCGGGGTGTCTTTCGTCGCTGCGTTGCCTGCTTGGCAGGCCATGGGAGCCGCGCTGGGACGGAGCGATCCTGGCGGTCGAGGACGCCTTCAAGCCGACGGACGTCCTTGATCAGGCCTTCACCCACCTGCGGGACGTGGGGGTCCTCGACAAGATCGCGGGCCTGATCGTCGGGGAGAGCGTCGGCTGCGAGGCGACCGCGGGCATCACGGTCACCGCCATGGTCGACGAGCTGTGCCGCGAGTACGCCTGGCCCTTCGCCCACGGCCTGCCGTACGGGCACACCCCGCGCAAGTACACCCTCCCCATCGGCGCCACCCTGCGCGTGGACTCAGCCGCCGAGCACCCGCTCACCTTCGTCTCACCCTGGGTATCCGCAGCATGA
- a CDS encoding HAD family hydrolase: MSRTQQTFKAVIFDFGGVLTNPMDDTAVAFAQEIGLSTFAYRDTVAFDPAGRALYAQLERGDISQTEWNQGIAGILGIDANNLMGRALATLAPEKLVVNAAQSIRAAGLKTAILSNSMGLEPFNPYTPWDLEANHDVIVFSEQHRIRKPDAAIYQLTLDKLGLPGSACIFVDDNPSNLIPAQHLGMATVHATTPVETVAKLQQLLGIPLD; the protein is encoded by the coding sequence ATGAGCCGTACCCAGCAGACCTTCAAGGCCGTGATCTTCGACTTCGGCGGCGTCCTGACCAACCCCATGGACGACACTGCCGTCGCGTTCGCCCAAGAGATAGGCCTGTCGACGTTCGCATACCGCGACACCGTCGCCTTCGACCCCGCTGGCCGCGCGCTCTACGCCCAGCTGGAACGTGGAGACATCAGCCAGACAGAGTGGAACCAGGGGATCGCCGGCATCCTGGGCATCGATGCCAACAACCTGATGGGCCGGGCCCTGGCCACACTGGCCCCTGAAAAGCTCGTGGTGAACGCCGCACAGTCAATCCGCGCCGCCGGTCTCAAGACAGCCATCCTGTCCAACAGCATGGGCCTGGAACCCTTCAACCCGTACACGCCGTGGGACCTGGAAGCCAACCATGACGTGATCGTCTTTTCCGAGCAGCACCGGATCCGCAAGCCGGATGCCGCGATCTACCAGCTCACCCTCGACAAGCTGGGCCTGCCCGGCTCGGCCTGCATCTTCGTCGACGACAACCCGAGCAACCTCATCCCCGCCCAGCACCTCGGCATGGCCACGGTCCACGCCACCACCCCCGTGGAGACCGTCGCCAAGCTCCAGCAACTCCTGGGGATCCCGCTCGACTGA
- a CDS encoding ABC transporter ATP-binding protein, with the protein MTEGLEEAYWSVHDGAAASATVYQVLARLPKITAVIGRLAWQADRRSTLAAIVCQLASAAMAAFGLIASVKVLQHLFAEGPTPDRVRAAIPQILIVAGFLAARALLEAAVAVAQARVTPKIRTALECEFLHLTAHVRLEAVEDPDWHDEVHRANDRGLFYARMIVGQVVSLASATLGLIGTAGVLGVLHPALLPLLLLSVLPVGAAAVRSARARFKSFKRWNALQRRVRVFSWLLLDVDAAAELRSDTAQGALLDEHRRLTTRIAEEDTRLGVSSAVLNLTGRTVGGIGTGITYAALAGMLIAGWLPLAAGAGAVLAIQAGRASLTQLIEVGHLVYEHALWVDDLLAVQERSRRLLPRTSKVRAPDKVKEIVVQDVHFSYPGKDTPALNGVSFTLRAGETVAFVGFNGSGKSTMSKVLAGLYEAQQGSVSWDGVDVRDMDTQSLHERVACVLQDPVRYPFSALSNITVGAGSLTEAYPERVMAAARASGADKVIAALPGQWQATLSKRFKKGRQLSGGEWAKIAVARGLYQLAVLLLLDEPTASMDPPSEHAVYEAVLRGRLRPDQITVLISHRLASVVDCDRILVFDSGRIVESGSHQELMALGGDYASMFTLQASGYHPGTPTTEDAAR; encoded by the coding sequence ATGACCGAGGGCCTGGAGGAGGCGTACTGGTCGGTTCATGACGGCGCCGCCGCGAGCGCCACCGTGTACCAGGTCCTGGCTCGGCTGCCCAAGATCACCGCCGTCATCGGCCGGCTCGCCTGGCAAGCGGACCGCCGCTCCACCCTCGCGGCCATCGTCTGCCAGCTGGCCTCGGCGGCCATGGCCGCCTTCGGGCTGATCGCTTCGGTCAAAGTCCTCCAGCACCTCTTCGCGGAGGGCCCCACGCCCGACCGTGTGCGTGCTGCGATCCCCCAGATCCTGATCGTGGCGGGCTTCCTCGCGGCGCGGGCCCTGCTGGAGGCTGCGGTCGCGGTGGCCCAGGCCCGCGTCACACCCAAGATCCGCACCGCCCTCGAATGCGAGTTCCTCCACCTCACCGCGCACGTGCGCCTCGAGGCAGTCGAGGATCCCGACTGGCACGACGAGGTCCACCGTGCCAACGACCGTGGGCTCTTCTACGCGAGGATGATCGTCGGACAGGTCGTCTCCCTCGCCTCCGCGACCCTCGGGCTGATCGGTACGGCCGGCGTGCTCGGTGTCCTGCACCCAGCTCTTTTACCTCTCCTGCTGCTGTCGGTCCTGCCGGTGGGCGCGGCCGCCGTGCGCAGCGCACGGGCCCGGTTCAAGTCCTTCAAGCGGTGGAACGCGCTGCAGCGCCGAGTCCGGGTGTTCTCCTGGCTGCTGCTCGACGTGGACGCGGCCGCCGAACTGCGCTCCGACACGGCCCAGGGAGCGCTACTAGACGAGCACCGCCGCCTGACCACCAGAATCGCCGAGGAGGACACCCGCCTCGGCGTGAGCTCCGCCGTGCTCAACCTCACCGGCCGGACCGTTGGTGGGATCGGCACCGGCATCACGTACGCGGCGCTGGCCGGCATGCTGATCGCCGGCTGGCTGCCGCTGGCGGCGGGGGCCGGGGCCGTCCTGGCGATCCAGGCGGGCCGCGCCTCCCTGACCCAGCTCATCGAGGTGGGACACCTCGTGTACGAGCACGCCCTGTGGGTCGATGATCTCCTCGCGGTCCAGGAGCGGAGCCGCCGCCTCCTGCCGCGGACATCCAAGGTGCGTGCTCCGGACAAGGTGAAGGAAATCGTCGTCCAGGACGTCCACTTCAGCTACCCCGGCAAGGACACCCCGGCCCTGAACGGCGTCTCCTTCACCCTGCGCGCCGGGGAGACCGTGGCATTCGTCGGTTTCAACGGGTCCGGGAAATCAACAATGTCGAAGGTCCTGGCAGGCCTATACGAGGCTCAGCAAGGAAGCGTGAGCTGGGACGGCGTCGACGTTCGGGACATGGACACCCAGTCCCTGCACGAGCGGGTTGCCTGTGTCCTGCAGGACCCGGTCCGCTACCCCTTCAGCGCTCTGTCGAACATCACCGTCGGCGCCGGCAGCCTGACCGAGGCATATCCGGAGCGGGTCATGGCCGCCGCTCGGGCTTCCGGAGCCGACAAGGTGATCGCCGCGCTCCCCGGCCAGTGGCAGGCGACGCTGTCCAAGCGGTTCAAGAAGGGACGCCAGCTCTCCGGCGGAGAGTGGGCGAAGATCGCCGTGGCCCGCGGCCTCTACCAGCTTGCGGTTCTGCTTCTCCTGGATGAGCCGACCGCGAGCATGGACCCGCCGTCCGAGCACGCCGTGTACGAGGCCGTGCTGCGAGGCCGACTGCGACCGGACCAGATCACGGTGCTCATCTCCCACCGGCTCGCGAGCGTCGTCGACTGCGACCGAATCCTGGTCTTCGACAGCGGCCGCATCGTCGAGTCCGGATCTCA